In Paenibacillus phoenicis, one genomic interval encodes:
- a CDS encoding D-alanine--D-alanine ligase, producing MGQDRITVGLIYGGKSGEHEVSLQTAFAVSKAFNFDKYELLPFYIDKQGKWKVGEKLHAPFAALEELKLEESKGDTAAAMGLLFSKLSTGQSEIDVVFPLLHGTNGEDGTIQGLFEMADLPYVGAGVLASAAGMDKVIMKKLFAEAGLEQCAYCYFTASEWERSSHTLIQSIEEKLGYPCFVKPANLGSSVGISKARNREELLSSVALAFRYDLKVIVEEFVDAREVEVGVLGNDEPLASVPGEIVSSGEYYDYQAKYLDGKSQMLIPAPIDTELAERIRELAVKAFKAIAGSGLCRADFFVRKSDHKIWINEVNTMPGFTPFSMYPLLWRETGVAYEVLLDRLIELALERYEARQALEFESGI from the coding sequence ATGGGACAGGACAGAATTACCGTAGGCCTCATCTACGGGGGTAAATCAGGAGAGCATGAGGTTTCGCTGCAGACGGCCTTCGCCGTATCTAAGGCGTTTAATTTTGACAAGTACGAGTTACTTCCTTTTTATATCGATAAGCAGGGCAAATGGAAGGTGGGCGAGAAGCTGCACGCGCCGTTTGCCGCACTGGAGGAGCTGAAGCTTGAGGAGAGCAAGGGCGATACGGCTGCTGCGATGGGGCTGTTGTTCAGCAAGCTGTCGACGGGCCAATCGGAAATTGACGTAGTGTTCCCGCTGCTGCACGGCACCAACGGCGAAGACGGCACGATCCAAGGGCTGTTCGAAATGGCAGATTTGCCATACGTAGGAGCAGGCGTACTGGCTTCCGCGGCCGGGATGGATAAGGTCATCATGAAGAAGCTGTTCGCCGAGGCCGGACTCGAGCAATGTGCGTACTGCTATTTCACCGCATCCGAGTGGGAGCGCTCAAGCCACACGCTGATCCAGAGCATCGAGGAGAAGCTTGGCTATCCGTGCTTTGTCAAACCGGCGAACCTTGGCTCCAGCGTAGGGATATCCAAAGCGCGAAACCGTGAGGAGCTGCTGTCCTCCGTGGCGCTGGCCTTCCGTTATGATTTGAAAGTGATCGTTGAGGAATTTGTGGACGCCCGCGAAGTGGAGGTCGGGGTGCTCGGCAACGATGAGCCGCTGGCCTCAGTACCAGGAGAAATCGTCTCCTCAGGCGAATACTACGATTATCAAGCCAAATATTTGGATGGAAAATCGCAGATGCTGATTCCTGCGCCGATCGATACCGAATTGGCTGAGCGCATCCGGGAACTGGCGGTTAAGGCGTTTAAAGCGATTGCCGGCAGCGGGCTGTGCCGGGCTGATTTTTTTGTGCGGAAGTCGGATCATAAAATTTGGATTAACGAAGTGAACACGATGCCAGGCTTCACGCCGTTTAGCATGTATCCGCTCTTGTGGCGCGAAACCGGAGTGGCTTATGAGGTGCTGCTGGATCGCTTGATTGAATTGGCGCTGGAGCGCTATGAAGCCCGGCAGGCGTTGGAATTCGAAAGCGGCATTTAG
- the fabI gene encoding enoyl-ACP reductase FabI, whose protein sequence is MGDLLAGKNVIVMGVANERSIAWAIAQSLAEQGARLAFTYESERVEGRVRKLAETIPGSLILPCNVTVDEEIDRLADTLKSEFGVLHGLVHSIAFAKGEDLAGEFMDTSREGFALANDISVYSLVAVSKRLSPLMTEGGSIMTMTYMGSERVMRNYNVMGVAKAGLEASVRYLANDLGPKNIRVNAISAGPIRTLAAKGISDFNSILKQVEEKAPLRKTTDTAEVGDTAMFLISHLSRGITGEVIFVDGGYNIVGA, encoded by the coding sequence ATGGGTGATTTGTTAGCGGGGAAAAATGTGATCGTGATGGGGGTTGCTAACGAGCGCAGTATCGCATGGGCAATTGCGCAAAGCTTGGCAGAGCAAGGTGCCCGTCTGGCATTTACATATGAAAGTGAACGCGTAGAAGGCCGGGTCCGCAAACTGGCCGAAACGATTCCAGGTTCGTTGATTCTGCCGTGCAACGTGACGGTAGATGAGGAGATCGACCGACTGGCTGACACACTGAAATCTGAATTTGGCGTTCTGCATGGTCTGGTGCACAGTATTGCGTTTGCCAAAGGTGAGGATCTGGCGGGTGAGTTTATGGACACGTCCCGTGAAGGTTTTGCATTGGCTAACGACATCAGCGTCTATTCCCTGGTGGCCGTATCGAAGCGCTTGTCGCCGCTCATGACGGAAGGCGGAAGCATTATGACGATGACGTATATGGGATCGGAGCGCGTAATGCGCAACTATAACGTAATGGGCGTGGCAAAAGCCGGACTGGAAGCATCGGTACGTTACTTGGCTAACGACCTTGGGCCGAAGAACATCCGCGTTAATGCGATTTCGGCTGGACCGATCCGTACATTGGCTGCGAAGGGGATCAGCGATTTCAACTCCATCCTCAAGCAAGTTGAGGAGAAAGCTCCGTTGCGCAAAACGACGGACACCGCTGAAGTTGGCGACACGGCGATGTTCCTGATCAGCCATCTGTCCCGCGGAATTACCGGAGAGGTCATTTTTGTAGACGGCGGGTATAATATCGTAGGTGCATAA
- a CDS encoding inositol monophosphatase family protein → MNRLESNPKVPYVVGSKSPTAVAINCAAKAGEWIKSRLGDYRDLNTKQSPQDLVTDVDKGAEAMIRKLILTHFPDHEILGEEGVAPGAAASAAALKQGSESEYLWIVDPVDGTTNFVHGFPFFCVSIALAYKGDVIIGVIYDPIRDEMFVAEKGKGAYIHGQKSKVSNDATLSGSVIAVGFNPDRDFALPVNMRGLNALSGQVRSLRAAGSAALHLAYVAAGRLSGYYEVGLNAWDVAAGALIVKESGGIVTDTAGNPYHIGVRHLVASNGKIHDELLGVIRAADATGL, encoded by the coding sequence GTGAATCGATTGGAATCGAATCCGAAAGTTCCATATGTGGTAGGCAGCAAGAGTCCGACGGCCGTAGCGATCAACTGCGCTGCGAAAGCAGGAGAATGGATTAAGAGCCGGCTGGGGGACTACCGTGATCTGAATACGAAGCAATCGCCTCAGGATTTGGTAACGGATGTGGATAAGGGTGCGGAAGCGATGATTCGCAAGCTGATCTTGACGCATTTTCCAGATCATGAGATCCTTGGCGAAGAAGGTGTAGCCCCAGGAGCGGCGGCATCTGCTGCAGCGCTGAAGCAGGGGAGCGAGTCGGAGTATTTGTGGATCGTCGACCCGGTGGACGGAACGACCAATTTCGTGCACGGATTTCCGTTTTTCTGCGTATCGATAGCGCTGGCATATAAAGGGGATGTCATAATCGGAGTAATATATGACCCAATTCGCGACGAGATGTTTGTGGCAGAGAAAGGCAAAGGCGCCTACATCCACGGGCAGAAGTCGAAGGTGTCCAACGATGCAACATTGTCCGGCAGCGTGATTGCGGTAGGGTTTAACCCGGACCGGGATTTTGCTTTGCCGGTAAATATGCGCGGTTTGAACGCGTTGTCTGGACAAGTGCGCAGCCTGCGCGCTGCCGGTTCAGCTGCATTGCATTTGGCGTATGTTGCTGCGGGACGGCTTAGCGGTTATTATGAGGTTGGATTGAACGCTTGGGACGTTGCGGCGGGTGCACTGATCGTAAAGGAATCCGGAGGAATAGTGACGGATACCGCGGGCAACCCTTATCACATCGGCGTACGTCATTTGGTTGCCAGCAATGGCAAAATTCATGACGAACTGCTTGGAGTTATCCGGGCTGCCGACGCGACGGGCCTGTAA
- a CDS encoding stalk domain-containing protein: protein MKHPRMNKVSAVAGALALILILVSGIAAKPTQAAPAVDDYLIVALGDSITAGYEPGMTEQSVPYGFVERLKEQGLFHARTSAVNYGILGLTSEGLKNYVTAIQKGVPVAGADIQANLPDPRIASFASGVAQAKADLQKADLITITIGGNDLLKLLPDMKNISLDQLRAQGDEVLTHYGDNLREIVRILQELNPSAQIVIADQYQPVPKLAGTAIYDELQQLAGKFTGIVDGIVADHAGDAKPVKAAHVAAAFTGREISLTHIFSDTDIHPNQAGYEEIAKIFAESVWGSYQTTTAKTGGAPISVVVKGKELNTPYPPILKNGQTFVAIKEITDAIGAQSKWDSRTSTATVTYGSRTVVIPIGAKQIKVDGTPATTATPAFLQKVGKENKTYVPLALLVQGLGLDVQYSSKMKTVFINEL from the coding sequence TTGAAGCATCCTCGTATGAACAAGGTTTCCGCCGTTGCGGGAGCGCTCGCCCTCATTCTTATCTTGGTCAGCGGCATCGCTGCAAAACCAACCCAAGCTGCGCCAGCGGTCGATGACTACCTGATCGTTGCGCTGGGCGATTCCATTACAGCCGGGTACGAGCCGGGCATGACTGAGCAGAGCGTCCCTTACGGCTTCGTGGAACGTCTTAAAGAACAGGGGCTGTTCCATGCACGGACGTCTGCCGTGAATTACGGTATTCTGGGTCTGACCAGCGAAGGTTTGAAAAATTACGTGACCGCCATCCAGAAGGGGGTACCGGTGGCTGGCGCAGACATTCAAGCGAACTTGCCGGATCCTCGCATTGCTTCCTTTGCGTCGGGGGTTGCTCAAGCAAAGGCTGATCTGCAGAAAGCTGATTTGATCACGATTACGATCGGCGGGAATGACCTGCTGAAACTGCTTCCGGATATGAAAAACATCTCGCTGGATCAACTCCGCGCCCAAGGCGATGAGGTGTTGACGCATTATGGCGACAACCTGCGCGAAATCGTCCGCATCTTGCAGGAGTTGAATCCTTCGGCGCAAATCGTGATTGCGGACCAATACCAGCCGGTGCCGAAGCTGGCCGGCACAGCGATCTACGATGAGCTGCAGCAGCTCGCCGGTAAGTTTACCGGGATCGTGGATGGCATTGTTGCCGATCACGCTGGGGATGCGAAGCCGGTCAAAGCAGCCCATGTAGCAGCGGCTTTTACGGGGCGGGAAATTTCGCTGACGCATATTTTCTCCGACACGGATATCCATCCGAACCAAGCCGGATATGAGGAAATCGCCAAGATTTTCGCTGAATCGGTTTGGGGCAGCTATCAGACGACAACCGCCAAGACCGGTGGAGCCCCGATATCCGTTGTGGTTAAGGGCAAGGAGTTAAACACGCCGTATCCGCCGATCTTGAAGAACGGGCAGACGTTCGTGGCCATTAAGGAAATCACTGATGCGATTGGAGCGCAAAGCAAATGGGATTCCCGCACCTCCACTGCGACGGTTACCTATGGCAGCCGGACGGTTGTGATCCCGATTGGCGCGAAGCAAATCAAAGTAGATGGAACGCCGGCGACGACCGCAACTCCAGCTTTCTTGCAAAAGGTCGGCAAAGAGAACAAAACCTATGTTCCGCTCGCTTTGCTCGTGCAGGGGCTTGGGCTGGATGTTCAATACAGCAGCAAAATGAAGACGGTATTTATCAACGAACTTTAA
- a CDS encoding glycoside hydrolase family 65 protein, protein MPKIADKYLQVDPWKVVEVGFDPGRNRVSESIFSLGNEYMGVRGYPEEGYSGDTLLGSYFNGLFEESPVTAHYKGIIKSLRFMVNAVDWLHTRITLDGETLDLAVSRFSNFRRELDFRTGIYTREFVWHTASGKDVQITFERLVSMKVSHLGAQRMTLTPLNFTGSIQVQTGLNLKVIHEDQQRCYWKELKQGEAKDIEGTGIAGILGETVNTGNRLFSGFRVVAPDAVTDELVQESCYIGRALTLKLEQGKRSTLDKLVVNVAEKDRTTPDDDLWLRGIELTARHTQAGFDAAAADQRAYWNQVWAESDIAIEGDPENQQGIRFCIFQLYQTYHGDNPGFNIGAKGLTGEAYRGLAFWDTESYCLPFYIFNNPKAARSLLEFRYRTLPEALKRAKELDCEGAFYPIATIDGTESCDLWQHSNLQLHVGTAVAYGLRHYVKITGDKAFLYEKGAEMLIQISRFYASRGQWGQQSGKYGYFGVMGPDEFQLMVNNNCYINLMAKKLFEYTLEVLEAMRSEAFAAYDELAARLGLTEEEQKDWQNKAQHMKIPRDERTGIFEEHDGFFDLPHLDIHAIPVTEFPLYSHWSYDRLYRYDMIKQPDVLMFMFLYSSEYSLEEKRANYDYYEPRCIHESSLSPSIHSILAAEIGRSDEAYKFFEFATRLDLDNYNRNTREGLHTTSIAAAWMNIVYGFGGMRSDGELLALNPSIPERWESYRFMVTYRGTKLQVEVDQNQVSIRAMSGGVAEILVYGNLVNIDEAGIRLPLRKAVVQ, encoded by the coding sequence ATGCCGAAAATCGCGGACAAATATTTACAGGTCGACCCCTGGAAGGTCGTGGAGGTAGGTTTTGATCCGGGGCGTAACCGGGTCAGCGAGTCGATTTTTTCACTGGGGAATGAATATATGGGGGTCAGAGGCTACCCGGAGGAAGGGTATAGCGGAGATACGCTGCTGGGCAGCTATTTCAATGGGCTGTTTGAGGAGAGCCCGGTGACGGCTCATTACAAGGGGATTATTAAATCGCTGCGCTTTATGGTGAACGCGGTGGATTGGCTTCATACGCGGATTACATTGGATGGGGAAACGCTGGATCTGGCGGTGAGCCGGTTCAGCAACTTTCGGCGGGAGCTGGATTTTCGCACAGGAATCTATACCCGGGAGTTCGTGTGGCATACCGCCAGCGGGAAAGACGTCCAGATTACGTTTGAACGCCTCGTCAGTATGAAGGTGTCCCATCTTGGGGCACAGCGGATGACGTTGACGCCGCTCAACTTCACTGGTTCGATTCAAGTGCAAACCGGCCTGAACCTGAAGGTGATCCATGAGGATCAGCAACGGTGTTATTGGAAGGAGCTGAAACAGGGGGAAGCAAAAGATATCGAAGGAACCGGGATCGCGGGGATTCTAGGGGAGACGGTGAACACGGGGAACCGGTTGTTTTCCGGATTCCGCGTAGTTGCACCGGACGCCGTTACGGACGAGTTAGTGCAGGAAAGCTGTTACATCGGCCGGGCGCTGACCTTGAAGCTGGAACAGGGCAAGCGCAGCACGCTGGATAAACTCGTTGTGAACGTGGCTGAGAAAGACCGTACCACGCCGGACGATGACCTTTGGCTGCGAGGGATCGAGCTGACAGCTCGGCACACCCAGGCGGGGTTTGATGCGGCGGCGGCCGACCAACGGGCGTATTGGAACCAGGTGTGGGCGGAATCGGACATCGCGATCGAAGGCGATCCGGAGAATCAGCAGGGGATCCGCTTTTGTATTTTTCAACTGTATCAGACTTACCACGGGGATAACCCCGGCTTTAACATCGGTGCAAAGGGGCTGACCGGCGAGGCTTATCGGGGGCTGGCTTTCTGGGATACGGAGTCGTATTGCTTGCCGTTTTATATTTTTAACAATCCGAAGGCAGCGCGGAGCTTGCTCGAATTCCGTTATCGGACGCTTCCTGAGGCGTTGAAGCGGGCCAAGGAGCTGGACTGTGAAGGAGCGTTTTATCCGATTGCTACCATCGACGGAACGGAAAGCTGCGATCTGTGGCAGCACTCCAATCTGCAGCTGCATGTCGGCACGGCGGTAGCGTACGGGTTGCGCCATTATGTGAAAATTACGGGTGACAAGGCGTTTCTGTACGAAAAAGGCGCGGAAATGCTGATCCAAATCAGCCGTTTTTACGCGTCACGCGGCCAGTGGGGGCAACAGTCGGGCAAATACGGCTATTTCGGCGTCATGGGCCCGGATGAATTCCAGCTGATGGTGAACAACAACTGTTATATCAACCTGATGGCCAAGAAGTTGTTCGAATATACGCTGGAGGTGCTGGAAGCGATGCGGAGCGAGGCTTTCGCCGCTTATGACGAGCTGGCAGCACGGCTTGGCCTGACGGAGGAAGAGCAGAAGGATTGGCAGAACAAGGCGCAGCATATGAAAATTCCGCGGGATGAACGGACGGGGATTTTTGAAGAGCATGATGGCTTTTTTGACCTGCCGCATCTGGATATTCACGCCATTCCGGTCACGGAGTTCCCGCTGTATTCGCATTGGTCGTATGATCGACTCTACCGTTACGACATGATTAAGCAGCCGGATGTGCTGATGTTCATGTTCCTGTACAGCAGCGAATACTCGCTCGAGGAAAAACGCGCTAACTACGATTATTACGAGCCCCGCTGCATTCACGAATCGTCGCTGTCGCCGTCGATCCACTCGATTTTGGCGGCGGAAATCGGACGTTCGGATGAGGCGTATAAGTTCTTTGAATTTGCGACCCGGTTAGACCTGGACAACTATAACCGCAATACGCGGGAAGGCTTGCATACCACGTCAATTGCGGCAGCTTGGATGAACATTGTGTACGGGTTCGGCGGGATGCGGTCCGATGGGGAGTTGCTTGCGCTGAATCCAAGTATCCCTGAACGGTGGGAAAGTTACCGGTTTATGGTGACGTATCGCGGCACGAAACTGCAAGTTGAAGTGGACCAGAATCAGGTTAGCATCCGTGCGATGTCCGGCGGCGTGGCGGAAATTTTGGTGTATGGCAACCTGGTCAACATCGATGAAGCCGGGATTCGGTTGCCGCTCCGAAAGGCGGTCGTTCAATGA
- a CDS encoding glycosyl hydrolase family 65 protein → MSWIVRESGFDPERIAHHGNKFMIGNGVLGYRGTLEEFSKSELTATIVAGLYDQVGSKWREPVNAPNGLETNVFWNGTRLSVLEAGNVATGDSAVKSESAGGERDRSRPELVAHEQSLNLRQAVHRRRSVFRTGDGAEVTITSERFCSAARTELIVCRFTVESSQDGELTIVTGINGDVWDINGPHLVRMESGAHAAGDDATWEVVSLTASTQELGLPITVAEAAEVASGGEHEVLREDLSIRRRIHVRCRAGEPVVLVKAVAVVAGLEGETANQVQAAAIQSAREARQLGYDRLLSEHAEYWERKWSASDIIVVGDDEAQLALRYSMYQLHIIAPERSEKVSIPARGLSGQVYKGAVFWDTEMFMLPFFLYTQPEVARNLMMYRVHTLGGAKRKAAEYGYEGAFYAWESQETGEDACTLFNVNDVFTGRPMRTYFRDKQVHISADVAYGIWQVYAFTGDDRLLLDGGAEVAWECAKFFYSYGYFNPRKQRYEILDVTGPDEYHERVNNNAFTNRMVKECLRIALDAMETLKRGNSERYEQLLAGSHIQPEHIRDMYERLYVPEPDAQSGLIEQFDRYYALEDVALPQLKSRMLHPHEYLGGGNGLATTTQILKQADVVLMLHLFKDDYDPAIKKANWAYYEPRTEHGSSLSACIYALVAADTGSPDWGYPYFMRTATIDLTGDAKQYVGDLYIGGTHPAANGGAWMAAVLGFAGLRYDGDKAVLRPALPSAWQAIEFPVRLGGGSYRIRVSREEVVITAHGDNPAGLRFTVGEGELAVAPGQEVRIPV, encoded by the coding sequence ATGAGCTGGATCGTTAGAGAAAGCGGGTTTGACCCGGAGCGGATCGCACATCACGGCAATAAGTTTATGATCGGGAACGGGGTTCTTGGTTACCGGGGGACGTTGGAGGAGTTCAGCAAAAGTGAGCTGACCGCAACGATCGTCGCCGGCCTGTACGACCAAGTTGGGAGCAAGTGGCGTGAGCCGGTGAATGCCCCTAACGGGCTGGAGACGAATGTTTTTTGGAACGGCACGCGGCTAAGCGTGTTGGAGGCCGGAAATGTGGCCACAGGGGATAGCGCAGTGAAGAGCGAGAGTGCAGGCGGAGAGCGCGATCGAAGCAGACCAGAGCTTGTGGCTCACGAGCAGTCGCTGAACCTGCGTCAGGCGGTACACCGCCGGCGGTCGGTTTTTCGCACAGGGGATGGCGCAGAGGTCACGATCACTTCGGAGCGGTTTTGCAGTGCGGCGCGCACGGAGCTGATCGTATGCCGCTTCACCGTGGAGAGCAGCCAGGATGGCGAGCTGACGATCGTCACCGGCATTAATGGCGACGTCTGGGACATCAATGGCCCGCATCTTGTGCGGATGGAGAGCGGAGCGCATGCGGCAGGGGATGACGCAACCTGGGAGGTCGTGTCACTTACCGCTTCGACGCAGGAGCTCGGCTTGCCGATTACCGTAGCGGAAGCGGCAGAGGTTGCGAGCGGCGGGGAGCATGAAGTTTTACGCGAGGATCTATCCATCCGCCGCCGGATCCACGTGCGTTGCCGGGCCGGGGAACCGGTCGTGCTCGTAAAAGCTGTCGCCGTGGTGGCCGGACTGGAAGGGGAAACGGCTAACCAGGTTCAGGCGGCAGCGATCCAGTCGGCCCGGGAAGCGCGGCAGCTTGGTTACGATCGGCTGCTGAGCGAGCACGCCGAATATTGGGAGCGCAAGTGGAGCGCCTCCGACATTATCGTTGTAGGCGATGACGAAGCCCAGCTGGCATTGCGCTATAGTATGTACCAGCTCCATATCATTGCACCGGAACGCTCGGAGAAAGTGTCCATTCCGGCTCGCGGGTTGTCCGGTCAGGTATACAAGGGCGCGGTGTTCTGGGATACGGAGATGTTTATGCTGCCGTTCTTCCTGTATACCCAGCCAGAGGTGGCACGGAACCTGATGATGTACCGGGTGCATACGCTGGGCGGAGCGAAGCGCAAAGCCGCCGAGTACGGCTATGAAGGCGCATTTTATGCCTGGGAGAGCCAGGAAACAGGGGAGGATGCCTGCACCTTGTTTAACGTCAATGACGTGTTCACCGGCCGTCCGATGCGAACCTATTTCCGCGATAAGCAGGTGCATATCAGCGCGGACGTGGCGTACGGGATCTGGCAGGTTTACGCGTTTACAGGCGATGACCGTCTGCTTTTGGATGGCGGGGCGGAGGTCGCGTGGGAGTGTGCGAAGTTCTTTTATTCGTATGGGTATTTCAACCCTCGGAAGCAGCGTTACGAAATCCTCGACGTTACGGGGCCGGACGAATATCATGAGCGGGTGAATAACAACGCGTTCACGAACCGGATGGTGAAGGAATGTCTGCGCATCGCTTTGGATGCCATGGAGACTCTAAAGCGCGGCAACTCCGAGCGGTATGAGCAGCTGCTGGCAGGCAGCCATATACAGCCGGAGCACATTCGCGACATGTATGAACGGTTGTACGTTCCAGAGCCGGATGCCCAAAGCGGGTTGATTGAGCAGTTTGACCGCTATTACGCGCTGGAGGACGTTGCGCTGCCGCAACTGAAATCGCGAATGCTGCATCCCCACGAATATCTCGGCGGGGGAAACGGACTTGCGACGACAACGCAAATCCTCAAGCAAGCCGATGTAGTGCTGATGCTGCACCTGTTTAAGGACGATTACGATCCAGCAATCAAAAAAGCGAACTGGGCTTACTACGAGCCGCGCACCGAGCACGGATCGAGCCTCAGTGCTTGCATCTATGCACTGGTGGCAGCGGATACGGGATCACCGGACTGGGGTTACCCTTACTTTATGCGGACGGCGACGATTGACCTAACCGGCGATGCCAAGCAATACGTCGGTGACTTGTACATCGGCGGCACGCATCCCGCTGCCAACGGCGGGGCGTGGATGGCGGCGGTGTTGGGATTTGCCGGCTTACGGTATGACGGAGACAAGGCGGTGCTTCGTCCGGCGTTGCCATCAGCCTGGCAGGCGATCGAATTCCCGGTACGCTTAGGCGGCGGCTCTTATCGGATCCGTGTCAGCCGGGAAGAGGTGGTCATCACGGCTCATGGCGATAATCCAGCTGGCCTGCGGTTTACCGTAGGAGAAGGAGAGCTGGCGGTAGCGCCGGGCCAGGAGGTTCGGATCCCCGTATGA
- the pgmB gene encoding beta-phosphoglucomutase produces the protein MLETMKGAIFDLDGVIVDTAKYHYLAWRALARRLGFEFTEADNERLKGVSRMESLRILLEVGGVEATEEERERMAAEKNREYVEYISKLEPSEILPGAKEYLLQLRERGVKVALGSASKNAGFILSRLGIAELFDAVIDGTKVSKAKPDPEVFLAACSALALPPSECVVFEDAEAGVQAGKAAGCRVVGIGSPDILAEADRVVSGLHELV, from the coding sequence ATGTTAGAAACTATGAAAGGTGCGATCTTCGACCTCGATGGCGTGATCGTTGATACGGCCAAATACCACTATCTCGCCTGGCGGGCGCTGGCGCGACGGCTAGGTTTCGAGTTTACCGAAGCCGACAATGAGCGGCTGAAAGGTGTCAGCCGCATGGAATCGCTGCGCATCCTGCTTGAGGTGGGCGGTGTGGAAGCCACGGAGGAAGAACGCGAGCGGATGGCGGCAGAGAAGAACCGCGAATATGTCGAGTATATTTCCAAGCTGGAGCCTTCGGAAATTTTGCCGGGGGCGAAGGAGTATTTGCTGCAGCTGCGCGAGCGGGGCGTCAAGGTCGCGCTTGGGTCGGCGAGCAAAAACGCCGGGTTCATCTTATCCCGGCTGGGCATCGCGGAGCTGTTCGACGCGGTGATCGACGGCACCAAGGTGTCCAAGGCGAAGCCGGACCCGGAGGTGTTCCTCGCGGCTTGCTCGGCGCTGGCGTTGCCGCCGTCTGAATGCGTCGTGTTTGAGGACGCAGAGGCGGGCGTGCAGGCGGGCAAAGCCGCAGGCTGCCGCGTCGTCGGCATCGGCAGCCCGGACATCCTGGCTGAAGCCGATCGGGTCGTCAGCGGGCTGCATGAACTGGTGTAG